In a genomic window of Telopea speciosissima isolate NSW1024214 ecotype Mountain lineage chromosome 5, Tspe_v1, whole genome shotgun sequence:
- the LOC122660785 gene encoding protein DETOXIFICATION 33-like, with protein MVIAGLAFGIMLGMGSALETLCGQAYGAKQIHMLGVYMQRSWVILTLTAFFLLPIYFFASPILRFFGQDHEIAELAGKFSLYMIPQVFAYAINFPMQKFLQAQSKVMAMAWVSGFALVFHIFLCWLLIVQFKLGLVGAATALNLSWLVVDLGQFLYIVMGNCPGAWTGFSWGAFRDLASFVRLSIASAIMLCLEFWYYMLLVVLAGNLKDAQIAVASISICSNLNGWALMIFIGFNAAISVRISNELGARRPRAAKFSIIVVVLTSAMIGLVFFTLVLLLRNVYALPFTNSPEVAKAVSHLALILAFTLLLNSVQPVLTGVAVGAGWQWLIAYVNVGCYYVVGLPLGAFLGSKLDLGVEGIWSGMMIGVVLQTLILTVITFRTNWNKEAEAAGSRIREWGGSIEPIEDSKSNKNGTVLLA; from the exons TTGGGAATGGGAAGTGCACTTGAAACACTATGCGGGCAAGCATACGGTGCAAAGCAGATACATATGTTGGGTGTATACATGCAACGTTCATGGGTCATCCTCACCTTAACAGCTTTCTTCCTCTTGCCCATCTACTTCTTTGCCTCCCCAATCTTGAGATTCTTTGGGCAGGACCACGAGATTGCGGAGCTCGCCGGAAAGTTCTCGCTCTACATGATCCCTCAGGTCTTCGCTTATGCAATCAATTTTCCAATGCAGAAGTTCTTGCAGGCTCAAAGCAAGGTCATGGCCATGGCTTGGGTATCTGGGTTTGCCTTGGTCTTCCATATCTTTTTATGTTGGCTCTTAATTGTGCAATTCAAGCTAGGGTTGGTGGGTGCAGCAACCGCACTCAATTTATCTTGGTTGGTAGTGGACTTGGGTCAATTTTTGTACATTGTCATGGGCAATTGTCCCGGTGCTTGGACCGGGTTCAGTTGGGGGGCTTTTCGTGATTTGGCATCCTTCGTTCGACTATCCATCGCATCTGCCATTATGCTGTG CCTTGAATTCTGGTACTACATGCTACTTGTGGTGTTGGCTGGAAACTTGAAGGATGCACAAATTGCAGTGGCTTCCATTTCCATCTG TTCCAACCTGAATGGGTGGGCACTTATGATCTTCATAGGTTTCAATGCAGCAATCAG TGTGAGGATCTCAAATGAACTTGGAGCAAGAAGGCCAAGGGCAGCCAAATTCTCAATTATTGTGGTGGTACTAACATCAGCAATGATAGGTCTAGTGTTCTTCACCCTTGTCCTCCTTCTGAGGAATGTATATGCTCTCCCCTTCACAAATAGTCCTGAGGTTGCCAAAGCTGTGTCTCACCTTGCTCTCATCTTAGCCTTCACACTGTTGCTTAACAGTGTTCAGCCTGTTCTAACAG GTGTGGCTGTAGGAGCAGGATGGCAGTGGTTGATAGCTTATGTGAATGTTGGATGTTATTATGTTGTGGGTCTTCCTCTAGGGGCCTTCCTAGGTTCAAAATTGGACTTGGGAGTAGAG GGAATATGGTCTGGAATGATGATTGGAGTTGTCTTGCAAACCTTGATCTTAACAGTTATCACTTTTAGAACAAACTGGAACAAAGag GCTGAGGCTGCAGGATCTAGGATAAGAGAATGGGGTGGATCAATAGAACCCATTGAG GATTCCAAGTCAAACAAGAATGGAACAGTACTTTTGGCCTGA